From Rhodopseudomonas palustris:
TCAAGCCGGTGATCGCTCGCGCCCAGGCCGACAATGTCAAAGTGCGCGGCTATGTCTCCTGCGTGCTCGGCTGTCCGTTCGACGGGGACGTGCCGGTGCAGGCGGTGGTCGACGCCGCGACAACGCTGTGGGATCTCGGCTGCTACGAGATCTCGCTCGGCGACACGATCGGCGTCGGCACGCCGAACAAGGTCCGCGAACTGCTGCGCGCCTGCGCCGAGGCGGTGCCGATGGCCTCGCTGGCGATGCATTTCCACGACACCTACGGCCAGGCACTCGCCAATCTCTATGCCGGCCTGGAGGAGGGCGCGCGCGTCATCGACAGCGCCGCCGGCGGCCTCGGCGGCTGCCCCTACGCCCCGGGCGCCACCGGCAATGTCGCCACCGAGGACGTGGTGTACATGCTGGAGGGCATGGGGATCGCGACCGGCGTCGACATGGACAAGCTCGTCGCCGCGACCAACAGCGTCGCCTCGCTGCTCGGCCGCCCGCCGGTGAGCCGCGTGGTCAATGCGCTGAACGCGAAGCGAAAGCGGGCGAGTTAGCGCGCTCGTAGGCGGAGCCGAGCGTCGGCAAGCCCAGGCGGAGGTGTTCGATGCCGCACGTGCGATGCTGCGGCGCACCCGAATGATCGCGGTCGTCGTCGGCAATTATTCCCTGTCCGCGCGTAACAAACCCATCGCTGTGTCCGTCTGGACTTGTAGCGGCGCTCGCCGCGTCCCGATCGTTTGCAACAGGATGACAGCAACATGACCATCAGCACCCGCATCGCCCTCGGCGTTTCCGCCGCCGCGCTTTCGCTCAGCCTCGCTTTCGCGCCGGCGGCCTTCGCCATGGACAAGACGGACAACATGAAGAAGGACACGATGTCCAAGGATTCCATGGCGAAGGACTCCATGTCCAAGGACGGCATGAAGAAGGACACGATGTCGAAAGACGGCATGAAGAAGGACGACGGCATGCACAAGGACAGCATGTCGAAGGACGGCATGAAGAAGTAAGCGCGGTCCGTCCGGCGCGTTCCGACACGGTCGGCCCGGATCGCCGGGCCGATCGTGTCAGCCGATGTCGGCGAGCCGGCGCAGCGTGGCGCGGAAGCTGACGCTGCGGCTGCCGACCAGCGACGTGCCGAAGACTTCGGAGCGATCGTCGGCGAATGTGCCGGTGAAGCCGGTCGTGACCTCGCGACCGGCGAACACCGGCCGGGCCAGGGTCTCTGCGTAGGGCGTGTGCTGGCGGGTCAGCAACTCGCCCTTCCAATGGCCGTCGCCGATCGTGTAGTCGCCGACCGTCCAGAAATACGGATCGCCACCGAGCAGTTTGCCGTCGCGCAGGATGATGATTCCGTTGGACCAGCCACGGACTCCGTCGAGCATCCTGATGTGAATCGAATACAACCCGTTTCGCATCGCGCCACTGCCCCGCTGCAGCTTACCGCCCGGAGCGGTGCGCGCAATGCGTGAAGTGGCGGGAGCGGGCGCGGCGCGCGTGTTCCCGGGCGCGCGAGTTCCGTCCGATGGTTGTGATACGGGCCTGTTGCGTCTAGAACGGGGCCTCGATCGCGATCGATCCGACCTTTTCGAGGACAATCCCGATGCCTTTCGCCCCCCGTGCCGGCGCCATGCTGGCCATCGCTCTCGTCGCGGCCCTGTCCGCAACCGCGACCCTGACAACGAGTACCCCCGCAATGTCCGAAACTGCCAAGACCGTCACCACGCCCTCCGGCCTCAAGATCGAGGAGTCCACCGTCGGCACCGGCGCATCGCCCGCGCGCGGCCAGATCTGCGTGATGCACTATACCGGCTGGCTGTACGAGAATGGCGTCAAGGGCAAGAAATTCGACTCGTCGGTCGATCGCAACGAGCCGTTCGAATTCCCGATCGGGATGGGACGCGTGATCAAGGGCTGGGACGAGGGCGTCGCGAGCATGAAGGTCGGCGGCAAGCGCACGCTGATCATCCCGCCCGAACTCGGCTACGGCGCGCGCGGCGCCGGCGGCGTGATTCCGCCGAATGCCACTCTCATCTTCGAAGTGGAACTGCTCGGCGTGAAGGGCTGATCGTTCGAACGGATCGTGCAGCCGCTCGCCTTCGCAGGCGGCTGCAGATCGCCGGCCGGCTTACGGGCGGCCGCAATAGACCAGGATGCTGCTCGCTTTGGTGCCGCAGCTTGCGGTAAGGACGCCGTTCTCGACCCGCAGGGCGTCGGCAAACCGTCCTTTGCTGCCGCTGACGCAGATCGCCGACAGCAGGGTCTCGCCCGACTCGCACGACACCGGGCAACCGTCCGAGGCGCAACTGGAAGAGGTGAGGGTCTTGAGCGGGCTGACCGGGGCGAGCGCGATCGCTGACGGTCCGGTCGCCTCGTTCGATGCGACGTTCTCCTGCTTGGAGCTCATGGCGGCGAAGACAATAACTGCGGCGGCGATGAGCGCCACGACGAACATCGGAATTTTCATGTCCAACCTCATTCCTCGAAATGGCATCACGCCAGGAACCGGGTCAGCATAGTCCCGCGCTTCCGAATTGGAAGTGATCGCAATCAATGACTCGACGCCTCATTCGACAAACTACCAGATGGTACTATCGTCCGTGTTTCGGGCAACAGGTATATGTTCGTCACGGAATTGGCGGACGGTTGTGGCTCGAATGCTCCGTTTCGTGGTTTGAGAACTGAAATAGCAAGATGGATGACCATCCAGATACCGGTGAGGCCGATCAAGTCCATCACCACGCGCTCGACCGCATCGCGCATGTGGCGCTGCGCGCCGGCGCGATCCTGGCGCAGAGCGGTGCCTCGGTTCGCGTCGTCCACGAGGGCGCGCTGATGATCGCCGGCGGGCTCGGCGTCGAGGTGCTGGGCATGCGTTCCGGCTACGCCTCGTTCGAGATCACGCTGGAGCGCGGCCGCCACACCATCACGCGCATGATGCAGATCGGCCCCCACGGCGTGAACCACCGGCTCGATTTCGCGGTGCGCGACCTGGTGCTGCGCGCTTCGCGTGGAGGAATGACGCCGGAGGAGATCGAGAGCGAGCTCGATCGGCTGCAGCGCGACACGCCGCGGCATCCGCCGTGGCTGGTGGCGATCGCCACCGGCGCGGCCTGCGCCGCATTCGGCCGGTTGCTCGGCGCCGACTGGCTGTCGTTCGTGCCGATGCTGGCGGCGGCGGGAATCGGGCAGCGGATCCGGCACTGGCTGCTCGGGCGTCGGGTCAACGTGTTCGTGGTCGCCGCGATCATCGGCTGCATTGCCGCGACGCTCGGCGGCCTCGGCGCGCGGCTGGCCGGCAGCGGCACAATCGAGCTGGCGATGATGGCGTCCATCCTGTTGCTGGTGCCGGGCGTGCCGTCGACCAATGCGCAGACCGACGTGCTCGACGGCTATCCGACGATGGGCAGCGCCCGCGCAGTCTGGGTGATCATGATCATGGTGTTCGCCGTGACCGGGCTGTGGGTCGCCGAATTCGTGCTGAGGATCCACGTGTGACCGACGATCTGATCGCGATGCTTCCTCATCTCGCGCACCAGGCCGCGTTCGGTGCGATCGCCGCGGCGGGCTTCGGCGTGCTGTTCAATTTCGGCTGGCGGTCGCTGGCGTGGTGCGCGGTCGCCGGCGCGCTGGCGCTCGGCATCCGCACCTTCAGCCAGAAGCACGGCGCGAGCCTCGAGGCCGCGACCTTCCTCGCCGCGATCGGCACCTCCTGCATCGCAATTCTGGGGCGGCGCTGGCTCGGCATCGCCTGCCACGCCATCGCGCTCGCCGGCTGCATTCCGATGGTGCCGGGCGCGTTCTTCGGCCAGGCGCTGCTCGGCTACATCTCGGTGGCCGCCGATACGTCGGGCCAGTCGGTCGGTCAACTCGTCGGGTCGGCGCAGGCTTTCATTCGCGTCGTTTCGATCGTCGGCGCGATCGGCGCGGGGCTGGCGATTCCGGCCTATCTGTTGCGGAGCCGGCAGTTCTGAGCAACGCTGCCGCGCCCGACGTCAACGCCGCCCCGAGAGTCGATCGATGAAAATTGCGTTCGCCATCGTCACGTTGTTCTCCGCCGGCGGTCTGCAGCGGGACTGCATGGCGATCGCGTCGCGCCTCATGGCGCGCGGCCACGAGGTGACGATCTTCGCCGAACGGAAGAAGGGCGAGATTCCGGAGGGGCTGCACGTCGAATTGTTGCCCAACCGCGCCTTCAGCAATCACCGTCGCGATCTGACATTCGCGGAGGCGGTGGTCGAGCGCTGCGAGGGCCGGTTCGATCGGGTCGTCGGCTTCGGCAAGCTGCTCGGCCTCGACGTGCTGTATTGCGCCGATCCGTGCCTCGCCGCGCGCCGCGTCGGCTGGCTGGCGAAATGGAGCGCGCGTCGCCGGATCCAATTGCTGCTCGAAGCCGACAGCTTCCGGCAGGGGCAGAAGACGGCCTGCATGCTGCTGAGCGAGAACCAGGCGCGTGACTTTCGCAGCGTCTGGTCGACCGAGCCGGACCGCATCACCATTCTGCCGCCGACCATCGATCCCGGCCGTCGGCACGCCGAATATCGCACCGACGGCACGCGCGAGCGGCTGCGCGAGGGCCTTGGGATCGCCGCCACGGATCAGCTCTGGCTCGCGATCGCGAACCAGCCGAGCGTGAAGGGACTCGATCGGACGCTGACGGCACTGAAGGAGTCCGGTTCGGCACGATTGGTGATCGCCGGGATCAAGCAGGGCACCAAGCAGGCCGGGCAGGTGCTGAGCTGGGCCCGCGGCGTCAGCGTCGCCGATCGTGTCCAGTTGCTCGGCTTCCGCGCCGACATTCCGGAACTGATGGCGGCTGCCGATCTGCTGCTTCACCCGGCACGATACGACACCACGGGGACCGTGATTCTCGAAAGCCTGATCAACGGCTTGCCGGTGATCACCACGGCCGAATGCGGCTACGCGCCCCACGTCGTCAAGGCGA
This genomic window contains:
- a CDS encoding FKBP-type peptidyl-prolyl cis-trans isomerase: MLAIALVAALSATATLTTSTPAMSETAKTVTTPSGLKIEESTVGTGASPARGQICVMHYTGWLYENGVKGKKFDSSVDRNEPFEFPIGMGRVIKGWDEGVASMKVGGKRTLIIPPELGYGARGAGGVIPPNATLIFEVELLGVKG
- a CDS encoding glycosyltransferase family 4 protein encodes the protein MKIAFAIVTLFSAGGLQRDCMAIASRLMARGHEVTIFAERKKGEIPEGLHVELLPNRAFSNHRRDLTFAEAVVERCEGRFDRVVGFGKLLGLDVLYCADPCLAARRVGWLAKWSARRRIQLLLEADSFRQGQKTACMLLSENQARDFRSVWSTEPDRITILPPTIDPGRRHAEYRTDGTRERLREGLGIAATDQLWLAIANQPSVKGLDRTLTALKESGSARLVIAGIKQGTKQAGQVLSWARGVSVADRVQLLGFRADIPELMAAADLLLHPARYDTTGTVILESLINGLPVITTAECGYAPHVVKAKAGQVISTPFTQEALTAALAAAAPDSQRDRWSANGIAYGVAEDLYRGLDRAADIIENPERLTAGR
- a CDS encoding threonine/serine exporter family protein; amino-acid sequence: MTDDLIAMLPHLAHQAAFGAIAAAGFGVLFNFGWRSLAWCAVAGALALGIRTFSQKHGASLEAATFLAAIGTSCIAILGRRWLGIACHAIALAGCIPMVPGAFFGQALLGYISVAADTSGQSVGQLVGSAQAFIRVVSIVGAIGAGLAIPAYLLRSRQF
- a CDS encoding GrlR family regulatory protein, with amino-acid sequence MRNGLYSIHIRMLDGVRGWSNGIIILRDGKLLGGDPYFWTVGDYTIGDGHWKGELLTRQHTPYAETLARPVFAGREVTTGFTGTFADDRSEVFGTSLVGSRSVSFRATLRRLADIG
- a CDS encoding hydroxymethylglutaryl-CoA lyase, which gives rise to MTDTIRIVEVGPRDGLQNEKTPVSVADRIAFVEALVSAGLSTVEVGAFVSPKAVPQMQGSDEVLRASLKLQGEFHVLVPNEKGYEAARAAGARVVAVFASASEGFSRANINCSVAESIERFKPVIARAQADNVKVRGYVSCVLGCPFDGDVPVQAVVDAATTLWDLGCYEISLGDTIGVGTPNKVRELLRACAEAVPMASLAMHFHDTYGQALANLYAGLEEGARVIDSAAGGLGGCPYAPGATGNVATEDVVYMLEGMGIATGVDMDKLVAATNSVASLLGRPPVSRVVNALNAKRKRAS
- a CDS encoding threonine/serine exporter family protein yields the protein MDDHPDTGEADQVHHHALDRIAHVALRAGAILAQSGASVRVVHEGALMIAGGLGVEVLGMRSGYASFEITLERGRHTITRMMQIGPHGVNHRLDFAVRDLVLRASRGGMTPEEIESELDRLQRDTPRHPPWLVAIATGAACAAFGRLLGADWLSFVPMLAAAGIGQRIRHWLLGRRVNVFVVAAIIGCIAATLGGLGARLAGSGTIELAMMASILLLVPGVPSTNAQTDVLDGYPTMGSARAVWVIMIMVFAVTGLWVAEFVLRIHV
- a CDS encoding pentapeptide MXKDX repeat protein: MTISTRIALGVSAAALSLSLAFAPAAFAMDKTDNMKKDTMSKDSMAKDSMSKDGMKKDTMSKDGMKKDDGMHKDSMSKDGMKK